A section of the Platichthys flesus chromosome 22, fPlaFle2.1, whole genome shotgun sequence genome encodes:
- the LOC133933488 gene encoding histone H3, translating into MARTKQTARKSTGGKAPRKQLATKAARKSAPATGGVKKPHRYRPGTVALREIRRYQKSTELLIRKLPFQRLVREIAQDFKTDLRFQSSAVMALQEASEAYLVGLFEDTNLCAIHAKRVTIMPKDIQLARRIRGERA; encoded by the coding sequence atggcaagaaccaagcagaccgcccgtaaatccaccggaggcaaagcccccaggaagcagctggccaccaaggCTGCGCGTAAGAGCGCTCCGGCCACCGGcggcgtgaagaagcctcaccgttacaggcccggtaccgtggctctgagagagatccgtcgctaccagaaatcgacggagctgctgatccgcaagctgcccttccagcgcctggtgagagaaatcgctcaggacttcaagaccgacctgcgcttccagagctccgctgtcatggctctgcaggaggccagcgaggcctacctggtcggcctgtttgaggacaccaacctgtgcgccatccacgccaagagggttaccatcatgcccaaggacatccagctggcccgccgcatccgcggagagagagcttaa
- the LOC133933503 gene encoding histone H2A-like, whose product MSGRGKTGGKARAKAKTRSSRAGLQFPVGRVHRLLRKGNYAHRVGAGAPVYLAAVLEYLTAEILELAGNAARDNKKSRIIPRHLQLAVRNDEELNKLLGGVTIAQGGVLPNIQAVLLPKKTEKAPKSK is encoded by the coding sequence ATGTCAGGCAGAGGCAAAACCGGCGGAAAGGCCAGAGCGAAGGCAAAGACTCGCTCTTCCCGCGCtgggctccagttccccgtcggtcgtgttcacagactgctgcgtaaaggcaactacgcacatcgcgttggtgccggcgcccccgtctacctggcggctgtgctggagtacctcaccgctgagatcctggagctggctggaaacgccgcccgcgacaacaagaagagccgtatcatcccccgccacctgcagctggccgtccgcaacgacgaggagctcaacaaactcctgggcggagtgaccatcgctcagggcggcgtgctgcccaacatccaggctgttcttctgcccaagaagaccgagaaggcccccaagtccaagtaa